DNA sequence from the Deinococcota bacterium genome:
GGGGTCCACGGTGAGCTTCCACATGTCCTTGGGCGGGGCGGCCCAGGGGTCCTCGAGAATGCCGCCCTCGTAGGAGACATGAAAGAGGTTGGCGTCGGTCGAGTAGGGCTTTTCCTTGGTCACCGGCACCTCGATGCCGTGCTCCCGAGCGTAGGCGATGCAGTCCTCGCGGCCGCGCAGCTCCCACTCGCGCCAGGGGGCGATCACCTCGATGTCGGGCGCGAGCGCGTAAGCCGAGAGCTCGAAGCGAACCTGATCGTTGCCCTTGCCGGTGGCGCCGTGGGCGACCGCATCGGCGCCTTCGCGCCGGGCGATGTCGACCATCTCGCGGGCGATCAGCGGCCGCGCGAAGGAGGTGCCCAGCAGGTAATAACTTTCATAGACCGCGCCCGCGCGCAGGACCGGAAAGACGAAGTCCTGGGCGAACTCGCGCTGCAAGTCCACGGCGTAGGCCTTGGCGGCGCCCGTGGCGAGGGCCTTACGCCTCGCCGCCTCGACCTCCTCACCCTGGCCGATATCGGCGGTGAAGGCGATCACCTCGGCGCCGTAGACATCCTTGATCCACTTGAGGATGACCGAGGTGTCGAGGCCGCCCGAGTAGGCGAGAACGACCTTGTTGATGGTTTTACGGTTTGTCATGTTGTCTCCTGGAAGGCTTGGGCATGAAAAAAGCTCGAGCCTGGCTGCCACTGCCGACTCGCGTGCCGTCGGCACGCGAGCTCGCCGCCGGGGCGGCGTCTAAGGTCGGGAGCGGGTGGGAACGAGCTGCATCATCGTTGGGGTGAAGCGAGGTGGCCTTTTACTTATGCAACCGCCGCGATAACCATGAAAC
Encoded proteins:
- a CDS encoding argininosuccinate synthase, which codes for MTNRKTINKVVLAYSGGLDTSVILKWIKDVYGAEVIAFTADIGQGEEVEAARRKALATGAAKAYAVDLQREFAQDFVFPVLRAGAVYESYYLLGTSFARPLIAREMVDIARREGADAVAHGATGKGNDQVRFELSAYALAPDIEVIAPWREWELRGREDCIAYAREHGIEVPVTKEKPYSTDANLFHVSYEGGILEDPWAAPPKDMWKLTVDPEDAPDEPESVLVDFEAGNPVALNGRRLEPALLLEEANALAGRHGVGRVDIVENRFVGMKSRGCYETPGGTLLYHAHKAVESLTLDRQVVQLRDELVPKYASMVYNGFWYAPEREVLQRLMDDLQRPVTGTARLKLYKGGLSVTGRQAASSLYRQDVATFERDEVYKQGDAEGFIKLNALRLKIAAQLKVGRVEEKLPVGQDV